One Micromonospora sp. WMMD812 genomic window carries:
- a CDS encoding pyruvate dehydrogenase, with amino-acid sequence MNQHDLDVLDEIQRRVLWLATRIVDAANHDRNTGDGVKVGGHQASSASLVTAMTALWFAHLDAADRVAVKPHASPVFHAIQYLLGNLDRSYLTKLRARGGLQSYPSRTKDPDEVDFSTGSVGLGAAAPLFAAATRRYVDAHFGARPRSRFIALIGDAELDEGNIWEAVADPATTGLGDVMWLVDFNRQSLDRVVPGVRINQWRGQFEAAGWHVVEVKYGRKLAEAYARPGGAALRDWIDAMPNEQYQSLFGLAGPALRKQFLDGAPEGIEAFIADIPDAELGPLVTDLGGHDLAALLDAYAQCDAVTDRPSVVFAYTVKGWGLPIAGNPRNHSALLTTEQVDALRAAQGLTPETEWDRLDPATPAGIRAGERRESLSRAPRQRALGVTVPETTNVRANKPISTQEVFGRVLVDLARDAEVGRHLVTTAPDVATSTNLAGFINKTGVFAPTAQRSWTEDRMLRWTEGPTGQHIELGISEMNLFLLLGQLGLAWDLSGQPLLPVGTVYDPFVLRGLDAFLYGTYSGSRFVVAGTPSGITLAPEGGAHQSTITASVGLELPGVTFIEPAYAVTLDWLLCDALGQIAAGAPAPATAAPAEDGAYYFRLSTRPIDQAPFEAARARLGDAVLRRQVVAGAYRLVDAHQAHPQLADAPVVQLAASGAVLPEVLAAAAELADEGVAAHVVDITSLDRLYRAWQRTLRQGVRTATVPSVPGALRAAFDDRAPVVTVHDAASHAMAWLGSALGVPAVPLGVDEFGQSGSVAELYELHDLLPGSIVNAALAALSLRR; translated from the coding sequence GTGAACCAGCACGACCTCGACGTCCTCGACGAGATCCAGCGGCGGGTGCTCTGGCTCGCCACCCGCATCGTGGACGCGGCCAACCACGACCGGAACACCGGCGACGGGGTGAAGGTCGGCGGGCACCAGGCGTCCAGCGCGTCGCTGGTCACCGCGATGACCGCGCTCTGGTTCGCCCACCTCGACGCCGCCGACCGGGTGGCGGTCAAGCCGCACGCCTCCCCGGTTTTCCACGCGATCCAGTACCTGCTGGGCAACCTGGACCGCTCGTACCTCACGAAGCTGCGGGCGCGCGGCGGTCTCCAGTCCTACCCGTCGCGCACCAAGGACCCCGACGAGGTCGACTTCTCCACCGGCTCGGTCGGGCTGGGCGCGGCGGCCCCGCTCTTCGCCGCGGCGACCCGCCGCTACGTCGACGCGCACTTCGGCGCCCGGCCGCGGTCCCGCTTCATCGCCCTGATCGGCGACGCCGAACTGGACGAGGGCAACATCTGGGAGGCGGTCGCCGACCCGGCCACCACCGGCCTCGGCGACGTGATGTGGCTGGTCGACTTCAACCGGCAGTCGCTCGACCGGGTGGTGCCCGGGGTGCGGATCAACCAGTGGCGGGGGCAGTTCGAGGCGGCCGGCTGGCACGTTGTCGAGGTCAAGTACGGCCGCAAGCTGGCCGAGGCGTATGCCCGGCCGGGCGGTGCGGCCCTGCGCGACTGGATCGACGCGATGCCGAACGAGCAGTACCAGTCGCTGTTCGGGCTGGCCGGGCCGGCGCTGCGCAAGCAGTTCCTCGACGGCGCGCCGGAGGGCATCGAGGCGTTCATCGCCGACATCCCCGACGCCGAGCTGGGCCCGCTCGTCACCGACCTCGGCGGGCACGACCTCGCCGCGCTGCTCGACGCGTACGCCCAGTGCGACGCCGTCACCGACCGGCCCAGCGTGGTGTTCGCGTACACGGTGAAGGGCTGGGGGCTGCCCATCGCCGGCAACCCCCGCAACCACTCGGCCCTGCTCACCACCGAGCAGGTCGACGCGCTGCGGGCCGCGCAGGGCCTGACCCCGGAGACCGAGTGGGACCGGCTCGACCCGGCCACCCCGGCCGGCATCCGGGCCGGCGAGCGCCGGGAGTCGCTGTCCCGCGCGCCGCGCCAGCGGGCGCTGGGGGTCACCGTTCCGGAGACCACGAACGTACGCGCGAACAAGCCCATCTCCACCCAGGAGGTCTTCGGCCGGGTGCTGGTGGACCTGGCCCGCGACGCCGAGGTCGGCCGCCACCTGGTGACCACCGCCCCCGACGTCGCCACCTCCACCAACCTCGCCGGGTTCATCAACAAGACCGGGGTGTTCGCCCCGACGGCGCAGCGGTCCTGGACCGAGGACCGGATGCTGCGCTGGACCGAGGGCCCGACCGGGCAGCACATCGAGCTGGGCATCTCGGAGATGAACCTGTTCCTGCTGCTGGGCCAGCTCGGCCTGGCGTGGGACCTGTCCGGTCAGCCGCTGCTACCGGTCGGCACGGTCTACGACCCGTTCGTGCTGCGCGGCCTGGACGCCTTCCTCTACGGCACCTACTCCGGCTCCCGGTTCGTGGTGGCCGGCACCCCGTCCGGGATCACGCTGGCCCCCGAGGGCGGCGCGCACCAGTCGACCATCACCGCCTCGGTCGGGCTGGAGCTGCCCGGGGTGACCTTCATCGAGCCGGCGTACGCCGTCACCCTGGACTGGCTGCTCTGCGACGCGCTCGGCCAGATCGCCGCCGGCGCACCGGCCCCGGCGACGGCCGCGCCGGCCGAGGACGGGGCGTACTACTTCCGGCTCAGCACCCGGCCGATCGACCAGGCGCCGTTCGAGGCCGCCCGGGCCCGGCTCGGCGACGCGGTGCTGCGCCGGCAGGTGGTCGCCGGGGCGTACCGGTTGGTCGACGCCCACCAGGCGCATCCGCAGCTGGCCGACGCGCCGGTGGTGCAGCTCGCCGCCTCGGGCGCGGTGCTGCCCGAGGTGCTCGCCGCGGCCGCGGAGCTGGCGGACGAGGGCGTCGCCGCGCACGTCGTGGACATCACCTCGCTGGACCGGCTCTACCGGGCCTGGCAGCGCACCCTGCGTCAGGGCGTCCGCACCGCGACCGTGCCGAGTGTGCCGGGGGCGCTCCGCGCGGCCTTCGACGACCGGGCGCCGGTGGTCACCGTGCACGACGCCGCCTCACACGCGATGGCCTGGCTCGGTTCGGCCCTCGGCGTGCCGGCGGTGCCGCTGGGAGTGGACGAGTTCGGCCAGTCTGGCAGCGTCGCCGAGCTGTACGAGCTGCACGACCTGCTCCCCGGCAGCATCGTCAACGCCGCCCTGGCCGCCCTCTCGCTCCGCCGTTGA
- the gatB gene encoding Asp-tRNA(Asn)/Glu-tRNA(Gln) amidotransferase subunit GatB: MTTTLPAYDEVVARYEPVIGLETHVELGTRTKMFCGCPTDFGGEPNTRTCPVCLGLPGSLPVANKAAIEATIRIGLALNCSIAEWCRFARKNYFYPDMPKNFQISQYDEPLCVDGYLDVEVNGETVRIGIERVHLEEDTGKTLHVGGATGRIHGATESLVDYNRAGIPLVEIVTRPIPGTGALAPDVARAYVTELRDVIRSLGVSDVRMEEGSLRCDVNTSLNLPGQEWGTRTETKNVNSLRSVERAVRSEMLRQASVLDAGGRIIQETRHFHEDTGDTTPGRSKETATDYRYFPEPDLVPLAPDPAWVAELKAALPELPRVHRRRLQEQWGLSDLDMQSVLNAGAVELIEQTVAAGATPAAARKWWLGELSRRANESGLELADCGATPSQVAELQSLVDAGKLNDKLARVVLEGVVAGEGSPTEIMTNRNLEVVSDTGALTAAVDEAIAANPAIADKVRSGKVAAAGALVGAVMKTTRGQADAKTVRDLILERLGVQG, translated from the coding sequence ATGACGACGACGCTGCCCGCGTACGACGAGGTCGTGGCGCGCTACGAACCGGTGATCGGCCTGGAGACCCACGTCGAGTTGGGCACCCGGACCAAGATGTTCTGCGGCTGCCCGACCGACTTCGGCGGCGAGCCGAACACCCGGACCTGCCCGGTCTGCCTGGGCCTGCCCGGCTCGCTGCCGGTGGCCAACAAGGCGGCGATCGAGGCGACGATCCGGATCGGCCTCGCGCTGAACTGCTCGATCGCCGAGTGGTGCCGGTTTGCCCGGAAGAACTACTTCTACCCGGACATGCCGAAGAACTTCCAGATCAGCCAGTACGACGAGCCGCTGTGCGTCGACGGCTACCTGGACGTGGAGGTCAACGGCGAGACCGTCCGGATCGGCATCGAGCGGGTGCACCTCGAGGAGGACACCGGCAAGACGCTGCACGTCGGTGGGGCCACCGGGCGGATCCACGGCGCGACCGAGTCGCTGGTGGACTACAACCGGGCCGGCATCCCGCTGGTCGAGATCGTCACCAGGCCGATCCCGGGCACCGGCGCGCTCGCGCCCGACGTGGCCCGGGCGTACGTGACCGAGCTGCGCGACGTGATCCGCTCGCTGGGCGTCTCCGACGTCCGGATGGAGGAGGGCTCGCTGCGCTGCGACGTGAACACGTCGCTGAACCTGCCCGGCCAGGAGTGGGGCACCCGGACCGAGACCAAGAACGTCAACTCGCTGCGTTCGGTGGAGCGGGCGGTCCGGTCGGAGATGCTGCGCCAGGCCTCGGTGCTCGACGCGGGCGGCAGGATCATCCAGGAGACCCGGCACTTCCACGAGGACACCGGCGACACCACGCCGGGTCGCTCGAAGGAGACCGCCACCGACTACCGCTACTTCCCGGAGCCGGACCTGGTGCCGCTCGCTCCGGACCCGGCCTGGGTGGCCGAGCTGAAGGCGGCCCTGCCGGAGCTGCCCCGGGTGCACCGGCGGCGGCTTCAGGAGCAGTGGGGCCTGTCCGACCTGGACATGCAGTCGGTGCTCAATGCCGGTGCGGTCGAGCTGATCGAGCAGACCGTGGCCGCCGGCGCCACCCCGGCCGCGGCCCGCAAGTGGTGGCTCGGCGAGCTGTCCCGGCGTGCCAACGAGAGCGGTCTCGAGCTGGCCGACTGCGGCGCGACCCCGTCGCAGGTCGCCGAGCTGCAGAGCCTGGTCGACGCGGGCAAGCTCAACGACAAGCTGGCCCGGGTCGTGCTGGAGGGCGTGGTGGCCGGCGAGGGCTCGCCCACGGAGATCATGACCAACCGGAACCTGGAGGTCGTCTCGGACACCGGCGCGCTGACCGCCGCCGTGGACGAGGCCATCGCGGCCAACCCGGCGATCGCCGACAAGGTCCGCAGCGGCAAGGTCGCCGCGGCCGGCGCGCTGGTCGGCGCGGTCATGAAGACCACCCGTGGCCAGGCCGACGCCAAGACCGTCCGCGACCTGATCCTGGAGCGCCTCGGCGTCCAGGGCTGA
- the gatA gene encoding Asp-tRNA(Asn)/Glu-tRNA(Gln) amidotransferase subunit GatA, which yields MSDLTRMTATEIAGLVAGGETSAVEVTQAHLDRIAAVDDRVHAFLHVDGEGALAAARAVDERRAAGEPLGPLAGVPVAVKDVLTTKGVPTTVGSKILEGWRPPYDSTIVERLRAAGTVMLGKTNMDEFAMGSSTEYSAYGATHNPWDLSRIPGGSGGGSAAALAAYEAPLAIGSDTGGSIRQPGAVTGTVGAKPTYGGTSRYGLVAFSSSLDTPGPCARTVLDAALLHQVIGGHDPRDSTSIPQPVPDVVAAAKLGATGDLTGVKLGIVTEFAGEGAEPGVVAAFREAVDALTKLGAEIVEVSCPHFTYALPAYYLIAPSECSSNLARFDGVRFGLRVGDDGARSLEEVMSLTREAGFGPEVKRRIMLGTYALSSGYYDAYYGQAQKVRTLITRDFTAAFEQVDALISPTTPFVAFPIGARTSDPYQMYLADLFTIPTNLYGGPGISVPCGLSDGLPVGLQVMAPTMADDRMYRVAAALESAVGTFTPPAL from the coding sequence ATGAGCGACCTGACGAGAATGACCGCGACGGAGATCGCGGGGCTGGTGGCCGGCGGGGAGACCTCCGCCGTCGAGGTCACCCAGGCCCACCTGGACCGGATCGCCGCGGTCGACGACCGGGTGCACGCGTTCCTGCACGTCGACGGCGAGGGCGCGCTGGCCGCGGCCCGGGCGGTGGACGAGCGGCGGGCCGCCGGCGAGCCGCTCGGCCCCCTCGCGGGCGTGCCGGTGGCGGTGAAGGACGTGCTCACCACCAAGGGCGTGCCGACCACCGTCGGGTCGAAGATCCTGGAGGGCTGGCGCCCGCCGTACGACTCGACGATCGTCGAGCGGCTGCGTGCGGCCGGCACGGTGATGCTCGGCAAGACCAACATGGACGAGTTCGCGATGGGCTCCTCCACGGAATACTCGGCGTACGGCGCGACCCACAACCCGTGGGACCTGAGCCGCATCCCGGGCGGTTCGGGCGGCGGCAGCGCCGCGGCGCTGGCCGCGTACGAGGCGCCGCTGGCGATCGGCTCGGACACCGGCGGCTCGATCCGCCAGCCGGGCGCGGTCACCGGCACCGTCGGCGCGAAGCCGACCTACGGGGGCACGTCGCGGTACGGCCTGGTGGCGTTCTCCTCGTCGCTGGACACGCCCGGCCCGTGCGCACGTACGGTGCTGGACGCCGCGCTGCTGCACCAGGTCATCGGCGGGCACGACCCGCGCGACTCGACCTCGATCCCGCAGCCGGTGCCGGACGTGGTGGCCGCGGCGAAGCTCGGCGCGACCGGTGACCTGACCGGCGTGAAGCTCGGCATCGTGACCGAGTTCGCCGGCGAGGGCGCCGAGCCGGGCGTGGTGGCGGCGTTCCGCGAGGCGGTCGACGCGCTGACCAAGCTGGGCGCGGAGATCGTCGAGGTGTCCTGCCCGCACTTCACCTACGCGCTGCCGGCGTACTACCTGATCGCGCCGAGCGAGTGCTCCTCCAACCTGGCCCGGTTCGACGGCGTCCGGTTCGGCCTTCGGGTCGGCGACGACGGCGCCCGGTCGCTGGAGGAGGTCATGTCGCTGACCCGGGAGGCCGGCTTCGGGCCCGAGGTCAAGCGGCGGATCATGCTCGGGACGTACGCGCTGTCGTCGGGTTACTACGACGCCTACTACGGCCAGGCGCAGAAGGTCCGCACGCTGATCACGCGGGACTTCACCGCGGCGTTCGAGCAGGTGGACGCGCTGATCTCGCCGACCACCCCGTTCGTGGCGTTCCCGATCGGGGCGCGCACCTCCGACCCGTACCAGATGTACCTGGCCGACCTGTTCACCATCCCGACCAACCTGTACGGCGGTCCCGGCATCTCGGTGCCGTGCGGCCTCTCCGACGGGCTGCCGGTCGGTCTGCAGGTCATGGCCCCGACGATGGCCGACGACCGGATGTACCGGGTCGCCGCCGCGCTGGAGAGCGCCGTCGGCACGTTCACCCCACCGGCACTGTGA
- the gatC gene encoding Asp-tRNA(Asn)/Glu-tRNA(Gln) amidotransferase subunit GatC has translation MAAISREEVAHLARLSRLAVTEEELDTFAGQLDVILQAVAQVGKVAAADIPPTSHSVPLTNVLREDVETPCLTPEEALSGAPDADQQRFRVPRILNEDLAS, from the coding sequence ATGGCCGCCATCTCCCGCGAGGAGGTCGCGCACCTCGCGCGCCTGTCGCGGCTCGCCGTCACCGAGGAGGAGCTGGACACGTTCGCCGGCCAGCTCGACGTGATCCTCCAGGCGGTCGCCCAGGTCGGCAAGGTCGCCGCCGCGGACATCCCGCCGACCTCGCACTCGGTGCCGCTGACCAACGTCCTGCGTGAGGACGTGGAGACGCCGTGCCTGACCCCCGAGGAGGCGCTCTCCGGCGCGCCGGACGCCGATCAGCAGCGGTTCCGCGTCCCGCGCATCCTGAACGAGGACCTGGCGTCATGA
- a CDS encoding bifunctional diguanylate cyclase/phosphodiesterase → MEVADPRNVVPPGRVAPFATFIATVLALAVLVSAGPLATLPDQLPRMPVAFWTMAALAVVCDARPFVPPGRRQSSAVFPSTCFTFAILLGWGLGAAVAVQAIAVVVSGWRLRHAAWRTAFNVGQYAWALAAAYAITRIGPGPVFAGGELHGSDVLAVGGATLAWFLVNYGLVSTAVRLRFGERWWPSFRQGLGFELLSTGSLLLLAPVLVAAAATSAALIPLVLVPLFAVYRMARLTVEQQQLASLDPLTGLPNRKALLAEVAEQVHLHAERSARGEPDGHLALLLIDLDRFKNVNDALGHAVGDRLLVEVSQRLTGVVAGRDMVARLGGDEFAIVMTGLADVAEARELADEVVRTLAEPVPLDGLPLDVGGSIGIALFPEHGEDFATLMRHADVAMYDAKHRNDTVAVYAAESDHNSAERLGLLADLRRVLESGPVLDANPHTDAQADPHADADAHTDAQADAHTDAQADVHAGAHARAKAHADTHARPPTGADAIAEAGDDPSGVEPEQPVVAGTRGGDGAALAAPDDPAGERVDLTGAPAPQGSRTGRWWPRRRGHQPEVVPDDELISRIVTGADPIRRRAGRPAAAVVDRGSVIDRRPANGRRPGADAAHPAVAPETAGTGAGAAAERGAGSRGHGGSRPAADAGRPVDRSERGRPGDRDADAEPATDAGEITMYYQPQIAIATGEVVGVEALLRWRHPRRGMVDPEELIRVAEQSAVMRLLTRRVVDDVVEQLAKWSAAGVGLRAALNVSVRDLHTGEIADQIADRLARYGVPPERLQLEITEGALMADPRRVLATISRLHRIGVAIALDDFGTGYSSLQHLRRLPLSEVKVDRSFVLGMADDADDAAIVRSMIELAGALGLRVVAEGVEDERTWRMLHAAGCDAAQGWFYARPMPAEELVTWLARYRPVRPTGGPEPGTRRRHAR, encoded by the coding sequence ATGGAGGTCGCCGACCCGCGCAACGTCGTCCCGCCCGGGCGGGTGGCGCCGTTCGCCACCTTCATCGCCACCGTCCTGGCGCTGGCCGTGCTGGTCTCGGCCGGTCCACTGGCGACGCTGCCGGATCAGCTGCCCCGGATGCCCGTGGCGTTCTGGACGATGGCGGCGCTCGCCGTCGTCTGCGACGCCCGGCCGTTCGTCCCGCCCGGTCGCCGGCAGTCGTCGGCGGTCTTCCCGTCCACCTGCTTCACGTTCGCCATCCTGCTCGGCTGGGGTCTCGGGGCCGCGGTGGCGGTGCAGGCGATCGCCGTGGTCGTCTCCGGCTGGCGGCTGCGTCACGCCGCCTGGCGGACGGCGTTCAACGTGGGCCAGTACGCCTGGGCGCTGGCCGCCGCGTACGCGATCACCCGCATCGGGCCGGGCCCCGTCTTCGCGGGCGGTGAGCTGCACGGCTCCGACGTGCTGGCGGTGGGTGGCGCGACGCTGGCCTGGTTCCTGGTCAACTACGGTCTGGTCAGCACCGCCGTGCGGCTCCGCTTCGGGGAGCGGTGGTGGCCGAGCTTCCGGCAGGGCCTCGGGTTCGAGCTGCTCTCGACCGGGTCGCTGCTGCTGCTCGCCCCGGTGCTGGTCGCCGCGGCGGCCACGAGCGCGGCGCTGATTCCGCTGGTGCTGGTGCCGCTCTTCGCCGTCTACCGGATGGCCCGGCTCACCGTCGAGCAGCAGCAGCTCGCGTCCCTCGATCCGCTCACCGGCCTGCCGAACCGCAAGGCGCTGCTGGCCGAGGTCGCCGAGCAGGTCCACCTGCACGCCGAACGCTCGGCGCGCGGCGAGCCCGACGGGCACCTCGCGCTGCTCCTGATCGACCTGGACCGGTTCAAGAACGTCAACGACGCGCTGGGGCACGCGGTGGGGGACCGCCTGCTGGTCGAGGTCAGCCAGCGGCTCACCGGAGTGGTGGCCGGCCGGGACATGGTCGCCCGGCTCGGCGGGGACGAGTTCGCCATCGTGATGACCGGCCTGGCGGACGTCGCCGAGGCCCGTGAGCTGGCCGACGAGGTGGTGCGGACGCTCGCCGAGCCGGTGCCGCTCGACGGCCTGCCGCTGGACGTGGGCGGGTCGATCGGCATCGCGCTCTTCCCCGAGCACGGCGAGGACTTCGCCACCCTCATGCGCCACGCCGACGTGGCGATGTACGACGCCAAGCACCGCAACGACACGGTCGCCGTGTACGCCGCGGAGTCCGACCACAACTCCGCCGAGCGGCTCGGCCTGCTGGCCGACCTGCGCCGGGTGCTGGAGTCCGGCCCCGTCCTCGACGCCAACCCGCACACCGACGCCCAAGCCGACCCGCACGCCGACGCCGACGCTCACACCGACGCCCAGGCCGACGCTCACACCGACGCCCAGGCCGACGTGCACGCCGGCGCCCACGCGCGCGCCAAGGCCCACGCCGACACCCATGCCCGCCCGCCTACCGGCGCCGACGCGATCGCGGAAGCCGGCGACGATCCGTCCGGGGTGGAGCCGGAGCAGCCGGTGGTCGCCGGGACCCGGGGCGGGGACGGAGCCGCCCTCGCCGCCCCCGATGACCCCGCGGGCGAGCGCGTGGACCTGACCGGGGCGCCCGCTCCGCAGGGGAGCCGGACCGGCCGGTGGTGGCCGCGCCGCCGCGGGCACCAGCCCGAGGTGGTGCCCGACGACGAACTCATCAGCCGGATCGTGACCGGCGCGGACCCGATCCGGCGCCGCGCCGGCCGGCCCGCCGCGGCGGTGGTCGACCGGGGCTCGGTCATCGACCGGAGGCCGGCGAACGGCCGCCGCCCGGGGGCGGACGCGGCCCACCCCGCCGTCGCGCCGGAGACGGCCGGGACCGGTGCCGGTGCCGCGGCGGAGCGTGGCGCCGGATCGCGCGGCCACGGCGGGTCCCGGCCGGCGGCCGACGCCGGGCGGCCGGTCGATCGGAGTGAGAGGGGCCGGCCCGGCGATCGGGACGCGGACGCCGAACCGGCGACCGACGCGGGCGAGATCACGATGTACTACCAGCCGCAGATCGCCATCGCGACCGGCGAGGTGGTGGGCGTCGAGGCGCTGCTGCGCTGGCGGCACCCGCGACGCGGGATGGTCGACCCGGAGGAGCTGATCCGGGTCGCCGAGCAGAGCGCGGTGATGCGGCTGCTGACCCGCCGGGTGGTCGACGACGTGGTGGAGCAGCTCGCCAAGTGGTCGGCCGCCGGCGTCGGGCTGCGCGCCGCGCTCAACGTGAGCGTCCGGGACCTGCACACCGGGGAGATCGCCGACCAGATCGCCGACCGGCTGGCGCGGTACGGCGTGCCGCCGGAGCGGCTGCAACTGGAGATCACCGAAGGGGCTCTGATGGCCGACCCCCGGCGGGTGCTGGCCACCATCTCCCGGCTGCACCGGATCGGGGTGGCGATCGCGCTGGACGACTTCGGCACCGGGTACTCGTCGCTGCAACACCTGCGCCGGCTGCCGCTGTCCGAGGTGAAGGTGGACCGCAGCTTCGTGCTCGGCATGGCCGACGACGCCGACGACGCCGCGATAGTCCGGTCGATGATCGAGCTGGCCGGTGCGCTCGGCCTGCGGGTGGTCGCCGAGGGGGTGGAGGACGAGCGGACCTGGCGGATGCTGCACGCCGCCGGCTGCGACGCCGCGCAGGGCTGGTTCTACGCCCGGCCGATGCCGGCCGAGGAACTGGTCACCTGGCTGGCCCGGTACCGCCCGGTCCGCCCGACCGGCGGCCCCGAACCGGGCACCCGCCGCCGGCACGCCCGCTAG
- the ligA gene encoding NAD-dependent DNA ligase LigA, translated as MSEEQIGQQVSAAQEAAAGGEPTPEARERHTTLSRELTEHQYRYYVLDSPTITDAEFDRQLRELEALEAEFPALRTPDSPTQRVGGTFSTDFTPVTHVERMMSLDNAFADEELAAWAERVERDAGGPVPYLCELKVDGLAINLTYEGGRLVRAATRGDGRTGEDVTANVRSIRDVPGQLTSSAEFPDIPEFLEVRGEIYFPVAAFADLNAGLVEQGKAPFANPRNAAAGSLRQKDPRITASRPLRLVVHGIGARRGFQPVAQSEAYAALKAWGLPTSDRWRVVPDLSGVAEYIAYYAEHRHDVEHEIDGVVVKVDPVSIQGRLGSTSRAPRWAIAFKYPPEEVNTKLLDIDVNVGRTGRVTPFAVLEPVRVAGSTVALATLHNAREVERKGVLIGDTVVIRKAGDVIPEVLGPVVDLRPADARPFVMPANCPACGTPLAPAKEGDVDIRCPNTRSCPAQLRERVFHLAGRGAFDIEVLGYKGAAALLDAGIIHDEGDLFLLDAEQLLRSPFFVNKDGSLGSNATKLLDNLAVAKERDLWRVLVALSIRHVGPTAAQALARHFRSIDAIDKASEEELASVDGVGPTIAASIREWFAVDWHREVVRKWDEAGVRMAEEAVDEGPRPLEGITVVVTGTLAGFSRDQAAEAVQSRGGKVSGSVSKKTSFVVVGDNPGSKADKAASLKVPVLDEDGFRQLLDGGPEAAREVARIEG; from the coding sequence GTGTCCGAGGAGCAGATCGGCCAGCAGGTCAGCGCGGCGCAGGAGGCGGCGGCCGGCGGCGAGCCGACCCCGGAGGCGCGGGAGCGGCACACCACGCTGAGCCGTGAGCTGACCGAGCACCAATACCGCTACTACGTGCTGGATTCGCCCACCATCACTGATGCCGAGTTCGACCGCCAGCTGCGCGAGCTGGAGGCGCTGGAGGCCGAGTTCCCGGCGCTGCGCACTCCCGACTCGCCCACCCAGCGGGTCGGCGGCACCTTCTCCACCGACTTCACCCCGGTCACCCACGTCGAGCGGATGATGTCGCTCGACAACGCCTTCGCCGACGAGGAGCTCGCGGCGTGGGCCGAGCGCGTCGAGCGCGACGCCGGCGGCCCGGTGCCCTACCTCTGCGAGCTCAAGGTGGACGGGCTGGCCATCAACCTCACCTACGAGGGCGGCCGACTGGTCCGGGCGGCGACCCGCGGTGACGGGCGCACGGGTGAGGACGTGACCGCCAACGTCCGCAGCATCCGCGACGTGCCGGGTCAGCTCACGTCGTCCGCCGAGTTTCCCGACATTCCGGAGTTCCTCGAGGTCCGGGGCGAGATCTACTTCCCGGTGGCGGCCTTCGCCGACCTGAACGCCGGCCTTGTCGAGCAGGGCAAGGCGCCGTTCGCCAACCCCCGCAACGCCGCGGCCGGCAGCCTGCGGCAGAAGGACCCGCGGATCACCGCGTCCCGTCCGCTGCGCCTCGTGGTGCACGGCATCGGCGCCCGGCGCGGCTTCCAGCCGGTCGCCCAGTCCGAGGCGTACGCGGCGCTGAAGGCGTGGGGCCTGCCGACCAGCGACCGGTGGCGGGTGGTGCCCGACCTCTCCGGCGTCGCGGAATACATCGCCTACTACGCCGAGCACCGGCACGACGTCGAGCACGAGATCGACGGCGTCGTGGTCAAGGTCGACCCGGTCTCGATCCAGGGCCGCCTGGGCTCGACCAGCCGCGCGCCGCGCTGGGCGATCGCCTTCAAATACCCGCCGGAGGAGGTCAACACCAAGCTGCTCGACATCGACGTCAACGTCGGGCGCACTGGCCGGGTCACCCCGTTCGCCGTTCTCGAGCCGGTCCGGGTGGCCGGCTCCACGGTCGCCCTGGCCACCCTGCACAACGCCCGCGAGGTCGAGCGCAAGGGCGTGCTGATCGGCGACACGGTGGTGATCCGCAAGGCCGGCGACGTGATCCCCGAGGTGCTCGGCCCGGTGGTCGACCTGCGGCCCGCCGACGCCCGGCCGTTCGTGATGCCGGCCAACTGCCCGGCCTGCGGCACGCCGCTCGCCCCCGCCAAGGAGGGCGACGTCGACATCCGCTGCCCCAACACCCGCAGCTGCCCGGCCCAGCTGCGGGAGCGGGTCTTCCACCTCGCCGGCCGCGGCGCGTTCGACATCGAGGTGCTGGGCTACAAGGGCGCCGCCGCGCTGCTCGACGCGGGGATCATCCACGACGAGGGTGACCTCTTCCTGCTCGACGCCGAGCAACTGCTCCGGTCTCCGTTCTTCGTCAACAAGGACGGCAGCCTCGGCAGCAACGCGACCAAGCTGCTCGACAACCTGGCCGTGGCCAAGGAACGCGACCTGTGGCGGGTGCTGGTGGCGCTCTCCATCCGACACGTCGGCCCGACCGCCGCGCAGGCGCTCGCCCGGCACTTCCGGTCCATCGACGCGATCGACAAGGCGAGCGAGGAGGAGCTGGCCTCGGTTGACGGGGTGGGTCCGACCATCGCCGCGAGTATCCGCGAGTGGTTCGCGGTGGACTGGCACCGCGAGGTCGTCCGCAAGTGGGACGAGGCCGGCGTACGGATGGCGGAGGAGGCGGTGGACGAGGGCCCCAGGCCGCTGGAGGGGATCACGGTGGTGGTCACCGGGACGTTGGCCGGGTTCTCGCGGGACCAGGCCGCCGAGGCGGTGCAGAGCCGCGGCGGCAAGGTGAGCGGCTCGGTCTCCAAGAAGACCAGCTTCGTGGTGGTGGGCGACAACCCGGGCTCGAAGGCCGACAAGGCGGCCAGCCTCAAGGTGCCGGTCCTCGACGAGGACGGCTTCCGCCAGCTGCTCGACGGGGGCCCGGAGGCCGCCCGCGAGGTGGCCCGCATCGAGGGCTGA